TGGGCGTGCTGCAAGCCACATCGTTGGTGGACAAGCTGGGGCTGAAGCAGGGCAAGGGCCCGTTCAACATCGAACTTTTTGGCGGATCGCCCGACGACAACAACGCCTTCTTCTTTTATGACGGCGCCATGAGCGTGCTGCAGCCTTACTTGGACAGCGGCAAGCTGGTGGTGCGCAGCAAGCAGCTGGGCATGAACAAGGTGGGCACGCTGCGCTGGGACGGCGCCGTGGCGCAAGCGCGCATGGACAACCTGCTCTCGGCCTACTACGGTAAGGACAAGGTGCACGCGGTGCTGTCGCCCTATGACGGCATTTCCATCGGCATCCTGTCGTCCCTCAAGGGCGTGGGCTACTGCACCGCCCAGCAGCCTTGCCCCGTGGTCAGCGGGCAAGACGCCGAAGTACCTTCCATCAAGTCCATCCTCAAGGGCGAGCAGTACTCCACCGTGTTCAAGGACACCCGCGAGCTGGCCAAGGTCGCGGCCAACATGGTGGACGCGGTGCTGACGGGCAAGCAGCCCGAGATCAACGACACCAAGACCTACAACAACGGCGTGAAGGTGGTGCCCTCGTACCT
This Acidovorax sp. 106 DNA region includes the following protein-coding sequences:
- the chvE gene encoding multiple monosaccharide ABC transporter substrate-binding protein, which gives rise to MKRAIFKAVLATIALTAVGATSLASAQDKGSIGISMPTKSSARWIADGDNMVKVLKERGYKTDLQYAEDDIPNQLAQIENMITKGAKVLVIASIDGTTLSRVLQSAADKGVKVIAYDRLIKGSKNVDYYATFDNFQVGVLQATSLVDKLGLKQGKGPFNIELFGGSPDDNNAFFFYDGAMSVLQPYLDSGKLVVRSKQLGMNKVGTLRWDGAVAQARMDNLLSAYYGKDKVHAVLSPYDGISIGILSSLKGVGYCTAQQPCPVVSGQDAEVPSIKSILKGEQYSTVFKDTRELAKVAANMVDAVLTGKQPEINDTKTYNNGVKVVPSYLLKPVAVDASNWNGVLIGSGYYTEAQVK